In Euphorbia lathyris chromosome 2, ddEupLath1.1, whole genome shotgun sequence, the sequence TGTGGGATTAGGAAGCTTAGTTTAGCCTTTGTTCCTTTTATCCCCTTCAAAACCATTTCAAGTGgttcactttgagcatcaatttctcatttGAGCTTATAATAATATACCGTTAAAAAGATATCATGGCATATAATATATTGACGCATTTCAAGTTATTCTCAACTTCATttatccgttatatatttaagcttcaagttgaaaaaataaaaaaaaacaatccaaaattgttatttatatatagtttttccAATAGGTTTTACTTTTGTCttcttataaatagaacatgatTTCATAGTCAATGTACATACACATATCTATTAGAATTTACTCTAAATTGTTTATTgttctaatattatattttgctAATTTAGGCATCAAAGTGGGATCGCGGTCTTGATCTGTATTTTATGTCACACCAagcatcatatatatataagttttcTCAAGCATCGAAATACTATCTTACGGATTCTATTATATcgatatatatattaaatacaaCTAAATATGTCATATACGATTAAGTGATGGTAGGGTTTAACTACTAAAATAAATTAAGGATTTTAACTTTTCCTAAAGAAAActattggcttaatacatccactgtcccctgaacttgtctcATTTTGTCACTTCTATTTAGTGGCCAATCTATCGGCCCCTCAATTAAAAAATTGTTATACATTTGGCACCTTTTGTTCCTAGATGACATTGAGTAACCTCTCAAGGCACTTTCTGTATCCATTCCAATACACATTCTGTGCATCCTGATGTTAACTCTTCCTTCATTGCTTTCAAAACAGACATAAAAATCTAAGGGACATGAAGTATTATATTTGGTGAGTTGATAAGTTAATAAGATGCACACGATGACTCAAGGATGCTAATCGATATAATATAGGTACATAAAGAAGCACGAATTGTTACATTTATTGAATTGAGTGTGTTTATATGTCGAAGCATTATTATACATATTCTATCATATCAATATGTATTAAATATAACTGAATATGTCATGTATGATTAAGTGAGTACTAACAAAaattaagggataaggtactaaaataggcaTATGGTTTTTgaagaagtatcaatttaggctttacatataaaataacacaaatataggtttaacgtttacaaaatagtatcaatttagacatcgAGAACGGATTGGACACAATATtactattactccgttaagttctgatttctccctccatgtacaattgacagaacttaacttGTTCCGTTTTTTATatctaaattggtaccattttttaaactgtaaatctaaattgatgttattttatCCCTAGAGTCTAAATTAATAATACTCCAAAAATCATAGGACTGTTTTGGGGGTACCTTGTCCCAAAACGAAGGATTTTAACTTTTTACTTACTAAAGAAAATAATGTAATAAACTAGCATTTACCCAATAAAGTTCCGATGAGAATGGTATCCTCTCCATTAGGTGTTATATAAAATGGGAAATGTCCCACCAAACCTATTACCAAACAAACGCTCCtaaaagttagagagagagagagttgtgTATGATATTGTCCGAATGTCTAAATTAAACCCCTTTCTTCCTGCCCAATTCTTCACTCTCTCCTTCCTCAGCCTCCTCTTCCTCTCCGCCGGCGAAAACCATGACTTCGTCAGAAGCATGGACAAGAAAATCTTGGGTCTAAAGAAAGAAAAGCTAAGCCATTTCAAATTATACTGGCATGACATCGTAACAGGCGCTAAACCCAGCGCCGTCATGGTGGTTCCGCCGTCGAACACATCAACAACAGCTTTTGGTATGGTGAGGATGATCGACAATCCGTTGACTATGGGCCCGGAAATGAGCTCAAAATTGGTCGGAAAAGCTCAAGGATTTTACGCACAGGCAGCACAAGATGAGATCGGCTTGTTAATGGCCATGAATTTTGCcttttctgaaggtaaatataaTGGTAGCACTCTTACTGTTCTTGGTCGGAACACGGTGTTTTCAAAGGTCAGAGAAATGCCGGTGATCGGAGGAAGTGGACTTTTCCGGTTTGCCAGAGGTTATGTTCAGGCAACCACTCATAAGTTTGATTTAACTACAGGAGATGCTACTGTTGAGTATAATATTTATGTGTTGCATTATTGAGTTCCTTTTTTTTGGCCTTTCTTTTTCTAATGTTTTTAATTTCCaaataatttatgtttttcatgTGGTGATGAGTCATTGTTTGGGCTCTTCATGGTGATGATTATTTATTAgtttaagctttttttttttttgagtttaagctttatttatttatgttattttcttacaaaattaataaagaaaaaaatttgtttagttttttttatttatatacaaattaaaataatatatatgataggtaatttattttttgaagAGGATGggtaatttattagtcctcgtATAAAGCAATTTTATTAGCCCTaatttagtttattataaatattaaaatgatACGAAGATATAAAAGTATCATGATGTGAATACATTATTAGGTTAACTATATGATTTGTAAATATAGTGTGTATATGTGCTATgattttgttttaattgaatAGACGTAGATGCAAGTTCCAGAGAGTTTAAAGTCGT encodes:
- the LOC136216523 gene encoding dirigent protein 22-like, which codes for MSKLNPFLPAQFFTLSFLSLLFLSAGENHDFVRSMDKKILGLKKEKLSHFKLYWHDIVTGAKPSAVMVVPPSNTSTTAFGMVRMIDNPLTMGPEMSSKLVGKAQGFYAQAAQDEIGLLMAMNFAFSEGKYNGSTLTVLGRNTVFSKVREMPVIGGSGLFRFARGYVQATTHKFDLTTGDATVEYNIYVLHY